One Coriobacteriia bacterium DNA segment encodes these proteins:
- a CDS encoding type II toxin-antitoxin system RelE/ParE family toxin, with translation MPYTVDYFNKRVRDEIESWPVGMLADYARLVELLIEFGPDVRMPHSRAMGDGLFELRPRGREGIGRALYCFLVGQQVMVLHGFVKKSQATPKRDLEIARRRLKEVRDGQE, from the coding sequence ATGCCGTACACAGTCGACTACTTCAACAAGCGCGTCCGCGACGAGATTGAGTCGTGGCCGGTCGGCATGTTGGCCGACTACGCACGGCTGGTCGAGCTCCTGATTGAGTTCGGCCCCGATGTACGGATGCCACATTCGCGCGCGATGGGTGACGGGCTCTTCGAGCTCAGACCGCGCGGCCGTGAAGGCATCGGGCGAGCGTTGTACTGCTTCTTGGTCGGCCAGCAGGTGATGGTCTTGCATGGCTTCGTCAAGAAGTCGCAGGCCACCCCGAAACGTGACCTGGAGATCGCCCGCAGACGCTTGAAGGAGGTTCGCGATGGCCAAGAGTGA
- a CDS encoding helix-turn-helix transcriptional regulator: MAKSEYRPVSHDHETFLERVRQRKGFDEAYDELEDEYLLVRELLSARTHAGLTQEDVAASMGTTKSAVSRLEGAGKHSPSVNTLKKYARAVGCDVEIRLVPAPRRTKAST, from the coding sequence ATGGCCAAGAGTGAATACCGTCCGGTCTCGCACGATCACGAGACCTTTCTCGAGCGCGTGCGCCAGCGCAAAGGGTTCGACGAGGCGTATGACGAACTCGAGGACGAGTACCTGCTCGTACGCGAGTTGCTTTCCGCCCGCACCCACGCGGGGCTGACCCAAGAGGACGTCGCGGCTTCCATGGGCACCACGAAGAGCGCGGTCTCTCGCCTAGAGGGTGCCGGCAAGCATTCGCCTTCTGTGAACACGCTCAAGAAGTACGCTCGGGCAGTGGGCTGTGACGTGGAGATTCGGCTGGTTCCCGCTCCTCGTCGAACAAAGGCTTCGACCTGA